In Erwinia sp. SLM-02, one genomic interval encodes:
- a CDS encoding prepilin peptidase-dependent protein: MSMNAGGFTLLETLLAMAIGSVMMLGAARTLPLLQQQNLRLQMQVQLNEELQQIMHTLEKAARRAGYCHGRCSGSAMQIHNGGRCLLVRWDENSNGQWESTGREDSDYYGFRLRAGNLEMQRGVDRCEGGGWEKLNDPRVIAIDEFRVVRNRQQVRLLLEGHSSAWPAMVQRTEHWLAAENL; the protein is encoded by the coding sequence ATGTCGATGAATGCGGGTGGCTTCACTCTGCTTGAAACGCTGCTGGCCATGGCCATCGGCAGCGTAATGATGCTGGGAGCCGCGCGAACGCTGCCGCTTTTGCAGCAGCAAAATCTGCGCCTGCAGATGCAGGTTCAGCTAAACGAAGAACTGCAGCAGATAATGCACACGCTGGAGAAAGCGGCACGGCGGGCGGGTTACTGCCACGGTCGCTGTAGCGGAAGCGCGATGCAGATTCATAACGGTGGTCGCTGTCTGCTGGTCCGTTGGGATGAAAACAGCAACGGGCAGTGGGAAAGCACCGGAAGGGAAGACAGCGATTACTACGGCTTTCGTTTGAGAGCAGGAAATCTGGAAATGCAGCGTGGCGTCGATCGCTGTGAAGGCGGCGGTTGGGAAAAGCTGAACGATCCCCGCGTTATCGCTATTGATGAGTTTCGGGTGGTTCGTAACCGGCAGCAGGTCCGCCTGCTGCTGGAGGGGCATTCCAGCGCCTGGCCCGCGATGGTTCAGCGCACCGAGCACTGGCTGGCGGCGGAGAATTTATGA
- a CDS encoding prepilin peptidase-dependent protein translates to MKITQSAGFTLLEMMIAIALIAVLSLGSWQGWQHWQQLRQLNDSAQQIQRLLLRLRSDAWWHNADRLVWLKPGPRWCMGAERMPDRCREQARLTLLAPWPGVSIRSVTAEMGFYGVKNTARPGNITIVSDSGERRIIVSSRGRVRICSVSEDGCR, encoded by the coding sequence ATGAAAATAACGCAATCGGCAGGATTTACCCTGCTGGAAATGATGATAGCGATCGCGCTTATCGCCGTGTTAAGCCTGGGATCGTGGCAGGGCTGGCAGCACTGGCAACAGCTGCGCCAGCTTAATGACAGCGCGCAGCAAATCCAGCGCCTGCTGCTGCGACTGCGCAGCGACGCCTGGTGGCATAACGCCGATCGGCTGGTATGGCTGAAACCGGGGCCGCGCTGGTGCATGGGTGCGGAGAGAATGCCCGACCGGTGTCGCGAACAGGCCCGGCTGACCCTGCTGGCTCCCTGGCCCGGCGTCAGCATTCGTTCGGTGACGGCGGAAATGGGGTTTTACGGCGTGAAAAATACCGCCCGGCCCGGAAATATCACCATTGTCAGCGATTCCGGCGAGCGGAGGATCATCGTCTCATCCCGGGGCCGGGTGCGAATTTGTTCCGTGTCGGAGGACGGATGTCGATGA
- the ddpX gene encoding D-alanyl-D-alanine dipeptidase: protein MDDIQLTDIATSLPQVQIDLKYATADNITGQPIYCEHRCLLHPDAAAALARSAHIAAIAGFTLLIYDAYRPQKAQMNLWQACPDPDYVIPVTQGSNHSRGTAVDVTLIDEQGNIVDMGSGFDEMHERSHPWHPSVPARALRHRLMLSAIMLEGGFKGIATEWWHFELPGAAEYPLLTDIFDCYPPPSAA from the coding sequence ATGGATGATATTCAACTGACCGACATTGCCACCTCGCTGCCGCAGGTGCAGATCGATTTAAAATATGCCACGGCGGACAACATTACCGGCCAGCCGATTTACTGTGAGCACCGCTGTCTGCTGCATCCGGATGCCGCCGCTGCGCTGGCGCGAAGTGCACATATCGCGGCCATTGCGGGCTTTACCCTGCTGATTTATGACGCATATCGACCGCAGAAAGCGCAGATGAATTTGTGGCAGGCCTGCCCCGATCCTGACTATGTTATTCCCGTAACCCAGGGGTCGAATCACTCCCGCGGGACCGCGGTGGACGTCACGCTGATTGATGAACAGGGCAATATTGTGGATATGGGCAGCGGCTTTGACGAGATGCATGAACGTTCACATCCCTGGCATCCTTCCGTCCCGGCGCGGGCATTGCGTCACCGGCTGATGCTGAGCGCGATTATGCTTGAGGGGGGATTTAAGGGAATTGCGACAGAATGGTGGCACTTTGAGCTGCCGGGAGCGGCAGAATATCCGCTACTGACGGATATTTTTGACTGCTATCCGCCACCGTCTGCGGCGTAA
- the thyA gene encoding thymidylate synthase: MKQYLELMQHVLEQGTPKNDRTGTGTLSVFGHQMRFNLQDGFPLVTTKKCHLRSIIHELLWFLNGDTNIAYLKENNVSIWDEWADENGDLGPVYGKQWRSWGAPDGRQIDQLSKVVEQLKTDPDSRRIIVSAWNVGELDEMALAPCHAFFQFYVADGKLSCQLYQRSCDIFLGLPFNIASYALLVHMMAQQCDLEVGDFVWTGGDTHLYSNHLEQTRLQLSREPRALPQLVIKRKPASIFDYRFDDFEIVGYDPHPAIKAPVAV; encoded by the coding sequence ATGAAACAGTATCTGGAATTAATGCAGCATGTCCTGGAACAGGGCACACCGAAGAACGATCGTACCGGAACGGGTACGCTTTCGGTCTTCGGCCACCAGATGCGTTTCAACCTGCAGGACGGGTTTCCGCTGGTTACCACCAAGAAATGTCATCTGCGCTCGATCATTCACGAGCTGCTGTGGTTCCTCAACGGTGATACGAACATCGCGTATTTGAAGGAAAACAACGTTTCAATCTGGGACGAGTGGGCGGATGAAAATGGCGATCTTGGCCCGGTCTACGGTAAGCAGTGGCGTAGCTGGGGCGCACCGGATGGTCGTCAGATCGATCAGCTGAGCAAGGTTGTTGAGCAGCTTAAAACCGATCCTGACTCCCGCCGCATCATCGTTTCCGCCTGGAACGTGGGTGAGCTGGACGAGATGGCGCTGGCGCCGTGCCACGCTTTCTTCCAGTTTTACGTGGCAGACGGCAAGCTTTCCTGCCAGCTGTATCAGCGTTCCTGCGACATTTTCCTCGGTCTGCCGTTTAATATCGCCAGCTACGCGCTACTGGTGCATATGATGGCGCAGCAGTGCGACCTGGAAGTGGGGGACTTCGTCTGGACCGGTGGCGATACTCACCTGTACAGCAACCACCTTGAGCAGACCCGCCTGCAGCTGAGCCGCGAGCCGCGTGCGCTGCCGCAGCTGGTAATCAAACGCAAGCCCGCTTCTATTTTCGACTATCGCTTCGATGACTTCGAAATCGTTGGCTACGATCCACATCCGGCAATCAAAGCGCCGGTAGCCGTGTAA
- the lgt gene encoding prolipoprotein diacylglyceryl transferase gives MNNGYLAFPQFDPVIFSVGPVSLHWYGLMYLVGFIFAMWLAVRRANKPGSGWKKEEVENLLYAGFLGVFLGGRIGYVLFYNMPLFLENPLYLFKVWDGGMSFHGGLIGVIVVMLIFARRTKRTFFQVSDFMAPLIPFGLGAGRLGNFINGELWGRVDPNLPWAMLFPGSRSEDIALVATHPEWQSLLATYGVLPRHPSQLYELILEGIVLFIILNVFIRKSRPMGAVSGLFLIGYGAFRIIIEFFRQPDQQLGLFSGISMGQILSVPMILAGVIMMIWAYRRRPQQQLREEK, from the coding sequence ATGAATAACGGCTATCTGGCTTTCCCCCAATTTGATCCGGTGATTTTCTCTGTTGGCCCGGTGTCTCTACACTGGTATGGGCTGATGTATCTGGTTGGCTTTATATTCGCTATGTGGCTGGCCGTTCGCCGGGCTAATAAGCCGGGCAGCGGCTGGAAAAAAGAGGAAGTGGAAAATCTGCTTTATGCAGGCTTCCTCGGCGTGTTCCTCGGTGGCCGTATTGGCTACGTGTTGTTTTACAACATGCCGCTGTTCCTCGAAAACCCGCTGTATCTGTTTAAAGTCTGGGATGGCGGCATGTCATTCCACGGCGGCCTGATTGGGGTGATCGTGGTGATGCTGATCTTCGCCCGCCGCACCAAACGTACTTTCTTCCAGGTTTCAGACTTTATGGCTCCGCTGATCCCGTTTGGGCTGGGTGCCGGCCGTCTCGGCAACTTTATCAACGGCGAACTGTGGGGTCGCGTGGATCCCAATCTGCCGTGGGCGATGCTGTTCCCGGGCTCACGCAGCGAAGATATCGCGCTGGTTGCCACCCACCCGGAATGGCAGTCCCTGCTGGCGACCTACGGCGTACTGCCGCGCCACCCTTCACAGCTCTATGAGCTGATTCTGGAAGGGATCGTGCTGTTTATTATTCTGAATGTATTTATCCGCAAATCGCGCCCGATGGGAGCCGTCTCCGGCCTGTTCCTGATTGGCTATGGCGCTTTCCGTATTATTATTGAGTTCTTCCGTCAGCCCGATCAGCAGCTTGGCCTGTTTAGCGGCATCAGCATGGGGCAAATCCTCTCTGTGCCAATGATTCTGGCCGGCGTGATTATGATGATTTGGGCGTATCGTCGTCGCCCGCAGCAGCAGCTTCGTGAGGAAAAATGA
- the ptsP gene encoding phosphoenolpyruvate--protein phosphotransferase, with protein MLTQLREIVEKVAAAPRLTEALDILVNEICLAMDIEVCSVYLADHERRCYYLMATRGLKKPRGRTVALAFDEGIVGLVGRLAEPINLADAQKHPSFKFIPSVKEERFRSFLGVPIISRRQLQGVLVVQQREHRQFDESEESFLVTLATQMAAILSQSQLNVLFGQYRQTRIKALAAAPGVAVAEGWVDSSQPSLDQVSAASTLDSVRERERLALAMAEASNEFRRYSKRFTASMHKESAAIFDLYSHLLSDARLKKDLLAEIDAGSVAEWAVKKVIEKFAAQFASLQDSYLRERAGDLRVLGQRLLFHLDDTVQGTNTWPERFVLVADELTATTLAELPHERLAGVVVRDGAANSHAAIMVRAMGIPTVMGADIQPDLMKGRLLIVDGYRGELLVDPEPVLVQEYQRLISEENELSQLAEDLVEQPGALKSGEQVKVMLNAGLSAEHEHTLGSRVDGVGLYRTEIPFMLQSGFPSEEEQVAQYQGMLQLFLDKPVTLRTLDIGADKQLPYMPISEENPSLGWRGIRLTLDQPEIFLVQLRAMLRANVASSNLSILLPMITSLDEIDEARRLIDRAGREVEEMLGYTIPRPRLGVMIEVPSMIFMLSHLRDRVDFVSVGTNDLTQYLLAVDRNNTRVASLYDSLHPAVLRALHSIGQEAARAGVELCLCGEMAGDPMCVVMLIGMGYYHLSMNGRNVARVKYLLRHIDREEAQELALRGLEAPHTSDVRHLIAAFMERRGLGGLIRGGK; from the coding sequence ATGCTCACACAACTACGCGAAATAGTTGAGAAAGTGGCGGCAGCGCCCCGGCTTACCGAGGCGCTGGATATTCTGGTTAACGAAATTTGTCTGGCCATGGATATCGAGGTTTGCTCAGTCTACCTGGCCGATCATGAACGTCGCTGCTACTACCTTATGGCTACGCGTGGGCTGAAAAAGCCGCGTGGGCGTACTGTCGCCCTGGCATTTGATGAGGGCATCGTCGGACTGGTGGGTCGCCTTGCTGAACCCATTAACCTTGCCGATGCGCAAAAGCACCCCAGCTTTAAGTTTATCCCCTCCGTAAAAGAAGAGCGTTTTCGTTCGTTTCTGGGCGTACCCATTATCAGCCGTCGCCAGCTCCAGGGCGTGCTGGTCGTTCAGCAGCGCGAACACCGCCAGTTTGATGAGAGCGAAGAGTCCTTCCTGGTCACGCTCGCCACGCAAATGGCGGCGATCCTTTCTCAGTCGCAGCTTAATGTTCTGTTCGGGCAGTACCGGCAGACGCGCATTAAGGCGCTGGCGGCGGCTCCCGGCGTGGCGGTGGCTGAAGGCTGGGTCGATTCTTCACAGCCTTCACTGGATCAGGTTTCCGCGGCTTCAACGCTGGATTCGGTGCGCGAACGCGAACGGCTGGCGCTGGCGATGGCCGAAGCATCAAATGAATTCCGCCGTTACAGTAAGCGCTTTACCGCCAGTATGCACAAAGAAAGCGCGGCCATTTTCGACCTCTATTCCCACCTGCTCAGCGATGCGCGGCTGAAGAAAGATCTGCTGGCCGAAATTGATGCCGGCTCCGTGGCCGAGTGGGCGGTAAAAAAGGTCATTGAGAAGTTTGCCGCGCAGTTTGCCAGCCTGCAGGACAGCTACCTGCGCGAGCGTGCCGGTGATTTGCGCGTGCTGGGCCAGCGCCTGCTGTTTCACCTCGACGATACCGTTCAGGGGACCAATACCTGGCCGGAACGTTTTGTTCTGGTGGCCGACGAGCTGACGGCGACAACCCTGGCAGAGCTGCCGCATGAGCGGCTGGCGGGCGTCGTTGTGCGCGACGGCGCCGCGAACTCCCATGCGGCGATTATGGTTCGCGCCATGGGTATTCCAACGGTGATGGGCGCTGATATTCAGCCGGACCTGATGAAGGGCCGTCTGCTTATCGTTGATGGTTATCGCGGTGAGCTGCTGGTCGATCCGGAGCCGGTGCTGGTACAGGAGTATCAGCGGCTTATCAGCGAAGAAAACGAGTTAAGCCAGCTGGCGGAGGATCTGGTTGAGCAGCCCGGCGCCTTAAAAAGCGGAGAACAGGTCAAGGTGATGCTGAATGCCGGCCTGAGCGCCGAGCATGAGCATACTCTCGGCAGCCGGGTCGACGGCGTGGGCCTGTACCGTACCGAAATTCCGTTTATGTTGCAGAGTGGTTTTCCTTCGGAAGAAGAGCAGGTTGCCCAGTATCAGGGGATGCTACAGCTGTTTCTCGACAAGCCGGTCACGCTGCGCACGCTCGATATCGGTGCAGACAAGCAGCTGCCGTATATGCCGATTAGTGAAGAAAACCCCTCGCTGGGATGGCGGGGCATTCGCCTGACGCTCGATCAGCCCGAGATCTTTCTCGTCCAGCTGCGCGCGATGCTGCGGGCGAACGTTGCCAGCAGTAATCTCAGCATCCTGCTGCCGATGATTACCAGCCTGGATGAAATCGATGAGGCGCGTCGTCTGATCGACAGAGCGGGGCGCGAGGTCGAGGAAATGCTGGGCTATACAATCCCGCGGCCGCGTCTGGGGGTGATGATCGAAGTCCCCTCGATGATCTTTATGCTCAGCCACCTGCGGGATCGCGTGGATTTTGTCTCGGTGGGGACGAACGATCTGACCCAGTATCTGCTGGCGGTGGATCGCAACAATACCCGGGTGGCCAGCCTTTACGACAGCCTGCATCCGGCCGTACTGCGCGCCCTGCACAGTATCGGCCAGGAAGCGGCGCGCGCGGGCGTCGAGCTGTGCCTGTGCGGTGAAATGGCAGGCGATCCAATGTGCGTGGTGATGCTGATTGGCATGGGCTATTACCACCTCAGCATGAACGGTCGTAACGTAGCGCGCGTAAAGTATTTACTGCGCCATATCGACAGGGAAGAAGCTCAGGAACTCGCACTGCGCGGTCTGGAAGCGCCTCACACCAGCGACGTGCGCCACCTGATTGCCGCGTTTATGGAGCGCAGAGGGCTGGGCGGCCTGATTCGGGGCGGAAAATAA
- the rppH gene encoding RNA pyrophosphohydrolase codes for MIDDDGYRPNVGIVICNRQGQVVWARRYGQHSWQFPQGGINPGETAEQAMYRELFEEVGLSRKDVRILASTRNWLRYKLPKRLVRWDTKPVCIGQKQKWFLLQLMCNDADINMQTSSTPEFDGWRWVSFWYPVRQVVSFKRDVYRRVMKEFAGVVMPLQENTTQRNTQGFRRKRG; via the coding sequence GTGATCGATGATGATGGCTACCGCCCGAATGTTGGTATCGTAATTTGTAACAGGCAGGGACAGGTTGTGTGGGCAAGGCGCTATGGCCAACACTCCTGGCAGTTTCCTCAGGGAGGGATTAATCCTGGCGAGACGGCGGAACAGGCGATGTACCGCGAACTTTTCGAGGAAGTCGGTTTGAGCCGTAAGGATGTTCGCATCCTGGCATCCACCCGTAACTGGTTACGATATAAATTGCCAAAACGTTTGGTGCGTTGGGACACAAAGCCGGTTTGTATCGGCCAAAAACAGAAGTGGTTTCTTCTGCAGCTGATGTGCAATGACGCGGATATCAATATGCAAACCAGCAGTACGCCGGAATTTGACGGCTGGCGCTGGGTCAGCTTCTGGTATCCGGTGCGCCAGGTCGTCTCTTTTAAACGTGATGTTTATCGCCGCGTGATGAAAGAGTTTGCCGGTGTCGTTATGCCCCTGCAGGAAAATACCACACAGAGAAATACGCAAGGCTTTCGAAGGAAGAGAGGTTAA
- the mutH gene encoding DNA mismatch repair endonuclease MutH, which translates to MTGDPFLVPPPADETELMARADALAGYTLGELARRIDLPIPRDLKRDKGWVGMLLERYLGASAGSKPEQDFAEIGVELKTIPVDAAGRPLETTFVCVAPLTGNSGVTWQNSHVRHKLERVLWIPVEGDRAIPLAERHVGAPLLWSPNEEEELQLQRDWEELMDMIVLGQVEQITARHGEVLQLRPKAANSKALTQGIGRHGQPIMTLPRGFYLKKTFTTALLSRHFLL; encoded by the coding sequence ATGACAGGCGATCCCTTCCTTGTTCCCCCTCCCGCCGACGAAACCGAACTGATGGCCAGAGCCGACGCGCTCGCCGGCTATACGCTGGGTGAACTTGCCCGACGAATAGACCTCCCGATCCCGCGCGATCTGAAACGAGACAAAGGATGGGTCGGGATGCTGCTGGAACGTTATCTTGGAGCCAGCGCGGGCAGTAAACCCGAACAGGATTTCGCTGAGATTGGCGTAGAGCTCAAAACGATTCCCGTCGATGCCGCAGGCCGCCCGCTGGAAACGACTTTTGTGTGTGTTGCTCCCCTGACCGGCAACAGTGGCGTCACCTGGCAGAACAGTCACGTTCGCCACAAGCTTGAACGCGTGCTGTGGATACCGGTTGAAGGCGATCGTGCTATTCCGCTGGCAGAGCGCCACGTCGGCGCGCCGCTGCTGTGGAGCCCGAATGAGGAAGAGGAGCTTCAGCTCCAGCGCGACTGGGAGGAGCTGATGGACATGATTGTGCTGGGTCAGGTTGAGCAGATTACCGCCCGCCACGGCGAGGTGCTGCAGCTCCGCCCCAAGGCGGCAAACAGTAAAGCGTTAACCCAGGGGATTGGTCGTCATGGGCAGCCCATCATGACCCTGCCGCGCGGTTTTTATCTGAAGAAAACCTTCACGACGGCGCTGCTCTCACGTCATTTTTTACTGTAA
- a CDS encoding YgdI/YgdR family lipoprotein, translated as MKWMLSIAVVGMALLLGGCSSDYVMATKDGKMIMTEGKPSIDKETGLVKYVDESGHEIQINGDEISSIVER; from the coding sequence ATGAAGTGGATGTTAAGTATTGCGGTGGTGGGCATGGCTTTACTGCTCGGCGGCTGCAGTAGCGATTACGTCATGGCAACCAAAGACGGTAAAATGATCATGACAGAGGGGAAACCCAGCATCGATAAAGAAACCGGACTGGTGAAATACGTTGATGAATCCGGCCATGAAATACAGATTAACGGTGATGAAATCTCCTCCATCGTTGAGCGCTAA